In Paraburkholderia terrae, the DNA window GTGCGCCGCTGGGAAAAAGGCGAAACGCCTTGCCCCGCGATGCTCGAACCGGCACTGCACGCGATGCTGTATCCCGCCACGGCGCGCAACGCCGGCGCGCATGCAGGCAACGGAACGAGCACACGCATCATCGATCTGTTCGCCGGCATCGGCGGCATCCGCATGGGCTTCGAGGCGCACGGAGGCCAATGCGTGTTCACCAGCGAGTGGAACGACTTCTCGCAGAAAACGTATCAGGAGAACTTCCGTGACGGCGACGCGCAGCACGCGCTGATCGGCGACATCGTCACGTTTCCCGCCGAAGCCGTCCCCGAGCACGACATTCTGCTCGGCGGCTTTCCGTGTCAGCCGTTTTCGATTGCAGGCGTCAGCAAGAAGAATGCGCTCGGCCGCCCGCACGGTTTCGAATGCGCGACGCAGGGCACGCTGTTCTTCGATGTCGCGCGCATCATCGCCACGCGCCGCCCGGCCGCGTTCCTGCTCGAGAACGTGAAGAACCTGCTGTCGCACGACAAGGGCCGCACGTTCGACGTGATCCTTCAGACACTGCGCGACGAGCTCGGCTACGAGGTGCATTACCGCGTGATCGACGGCGCGCATTTCACGCCGCAGCATCGCGAGCGGATCATCATTGTCGGCTTTCGCGGCAAGACGTCGTTCTCGTGGGACGATCTGCGGCTGCCGGAAGAAGGCCCGCGGCTCGCGTCGATTTTGCATCGGACGGACGGCAGCGAGCCCGTCCTGCCGTGGGACGGCGACCGCTTCTTCGATCACGCCGCGCGTCAGGTGCAGCCCAAATACACGCTGACGCCGAAGCTCTGGACCTACCTGCAGAACTACGCGGAGAAGCATCGCGCGGCGGGCAACGGCTTCGGCTATGGAATGGCGTATCCGCAAAGCGTGACGCGCACGTTGTCGGCGCGCTATCACAAGGATGGCTCGGAGATTCTCGTCTACCAGGGCGAGAAAAACCGCCCGCGCCGTCTGACGCCGCGCGAATGCGCGCGGCTGATGGGCTTTCCCGACACGTTCCGCATCCCCGTCAGCGATACCCAGGCGTATCGCCAGTTCGGCAATAGCGTCGTGGTGCCCGTGATGCGCGAAGTCGCGCGCATCATGCTGCCGCATGTGCGCGCGCTCACGCACGCAGCGCAAGCGGAAAGCGCGGCGGAGCTCGCGCACTGATGGTCGATATCGTCGACGCGGCCACGCGCAGCCGGATGATGTCCGGCATTCGCGGCCGCAACACGAAACCTGAAATCCTGATCCGCAGCCTGCTGCATCGGCGCGGCTTCCGCTTCCGGCTCGACGCGCGCGATCTGGCCGGCCGGCCCGACATCGTGTTGCCGCGGTATCGCGCGGTGATCTTCGTGCATGGCTGCTTCTGGCATGGTCACGACTGTCATCTCTTCAAATGGCCGCAGACGCGCCCGGAGTTCTGGCGCGACAAGATCGGCCGCAATCGCGCCAACGATGCGAAGGCCCAAGCCGCGCTGCTCGAAGCCGGCTGGCGCGTCGCGACGGTGTGGGAATGCGCCTTGCGCGGGGCGAACCGGGACATCGACGGCGTCCTGCAGCGGCTAATCGACTGGTTGCACGGCGGCGCGCCGCTGCATGAAGAGCGCGCATAAGGACCGCACATGAGGTTGCGTCTCCAAGCGACGCGGCGAATTTTGCAAGATGCCGGTGCTACACTCGATTAGCTAACTGGGAGTCTCCAGGCTATCTTCCGAGCGGTCTTTCAACGGCTCCCGCCTATCCTGGAACCATCCACTGAAGGAGGCGCATGATGGCTGATTTTCGAATCTGGTCGGACGACTTCCCCGCGAACGGCTTTATGCCGAAGGCACAGGAGATGAACGACAAATCGTTCGGCGTCTCCGGCGATGGCGAGAACATCTCGCCCGCGCTGCAATGGGACGCGCCGCCCGCCGACACGCAAAGCCTGGCGCTCACCGTCTACGATCCCGACGCGCCCACGGGCAGCGGTTTCTGGCACTGGGTCGTCGTCAACATTCCCGCCGATGCACGCTCGCTGCCGCGCAACGCAGGCAAAGCCGACGGCAGCCTGTTGCCGGCCGGCGCGCTGCAGTTTCGCAACGACTACGGCTCGGTCGGGTTTGGCGGCGCAGCGCCGACGCGCGGCGACAAGCCGCATCGCTTTATCTTCCGCGTGCATGCGCTGAAGGTGGCAAGCCTGCCGCTCACCGCCGACACGACGAACGCCGTCGCGCGCTACATGACGCATCTGAACGAAATCGATTCGGCCACGTACACGGGCCTGTACGAACTGAAGTAACGGCGGCGCTCCGATCTCCACGGGCCGGCATGGCCGCCGCGCGATGCGCGTGTCATGCCGGGCCGAATCGGTTGCCCGCTGTCACGACCGCTGTCGCAGGAAGCACAATCCTGGACACGACTGCCGGCGGGCATCGACCGCCTCGCCGCTCATCACAACAACACAATGCAAGCTTCTTCGTCGACCGACAACCGCCATCCACCGGGCGCTTCCAACCCCGCTGCTCCCTCTCCCGCCGCCGCGCCAGAACCCGAACTGGGGCTGCCGATCCCGCAGCGCTACTGGGCGATCCTCGTCGTCGCGCTGGGCATCACGCTCGCCGTGCTCGACAGCGCAATCGCCAACGTCGCGCTGCCGACCATCGCGCGAAACCTGCGCGCGAGCGCCGCAAGCTCGATCTGGGTAGTGAACGCGTATCAGCTGTCGGTGACGATTTCGCTGCTGCCGCTGTCGTCGCTGGGCGATCGCATCGGCTATCGGCGCGTCTATATGGGCGGGCTGGTGCTGTTCACGATCGCGTCGCTCGGCTGCGCGCTAGCCACGTCGCTGCCGACGCTCGCGCTCGCCCGCGTGATCCAGGGCTTCGGCGCCGCGGGCATCATGAGCGTCAACACCGCGCTCGTGCGCATGATCTATCCGCCCGCGCAACTCGGGCGCGGCGTCGCGATCAACGCGATGGTGGTCGCCGTCTCGTCCGCCGTCGGGCCGACGGTGGCGTCCGCCGTACTCGCCGTCGCGGCGTGGCCGTGGCTCTTCGCGATCAACGTGCCGATCGGCATTGCCGCCATCGCAGTGGGCTGGCGCGCGCTGCCGCGCAACGAAGGCCATCCGTCGCCATACGACTATCCGGGCGCCGTGATGAACGCGTTCGTGTTCGGGCTTCTGATCTTCGCCGTCGATGGCTTCGGCCACGGCGAGCGCTACGGTTTCGTCGCCGCCGAATTGATCGGCGCGATCGTGATCGGCTACTTTTTCGTGCGGCGGCAACTCACGCAGTCCGCGCCGCTGTTGCCCGTCGATCTGTTGCGCATTCCTATCTTCGCGTTGTCGGTGGGCACGTCGGTGTGTTCGTTCTGCGCGCAAATGCTCGCGTTCGTGTCGCTGCCGTTCTTGTTGCAAAACAATCTGGGCCTATCCCAGGTCGAGACAGGGCTGCTGATGACGCCGTGGCCGCTCGTGATCGTCGGCGCGGCGCCGCTGTCGGGCGTGCTGTCGGACCGGATCTCGGCGGGCTGGCTCGGCGGCCTCGGGCTCGCGACGCTGGCGCTCGGCCTGTTGCTGCTGGCCACGCTCGGCCCGCACCCCACGGCATTCGATATCGTGTGGCGCATGGCGCTGTGCGGCGCGGGCTTCGGCATTTTCCAGTCGCCGAACAACCGGACGATGCTGTCGGCGGCGCCGCGCCACCGCAGCGGCGGGGCGAGCGGCATGCTCGGCACCGCGCGCCTGACGGGGCAAACGCTCGGCTCGGCGCTCGTCGCGCTGATCTTCGGCATCGCGCCGCAGCACGGCCCCGTGCTCACGCTCTACGTGGCGGCGTGCTTCGCGGGCGCGGGCGCGCTCGTCAGCACGATGCGCGTCCGGCACAGCGCGCCGACGGCCGCGTAACGCATACCTTCCAACGCCCCGCTTTCCGCCTATTCTTGTAGACGAAGCCTCAACCGCCGATGTCCGTCGCGACGTGCGGTGCGGGTTTCGCTCTGGCCTTCGAACCTCGGCCTTTGAACGATAGGGGGCACCATGTCACTCATCGTCGCTGGACGTTTCACCACTTTCCCCGCCGCCGAAGACGCCGCGCAAAAGCTCTTCGACAACGGTTTTCCCGGTGAAGACGTCACGCTGTTTTTCGTCAATCCGCGCGGCCAGCATGCGCGCCATCCACTCGACGAACACGCCGCCGCCCCGCCCACGATCTCCTCCGCGCCGCCGACGTCCCCTCGCCATCACCACGCGGTGACGATCGGCGCTGTCGCGGGCGCCGTGATCGGTGTCGCGGTGTTCACCGCGTTTTCGGCGTCGATGCCCGTCGTCGTGATCGCGGCGGGTGTCGGTGCGTATCTCGGGTTGGTGGTGGGCAAGATGGCCCAGGCGCGCAGCGGTCCGCACGAACATCACGACGTCGTGCATCACGAGATGCGCAACTCGGGCGTGCTCGTCGCCGTGCATGTGTGTCCGGAGAACCAGATGGACGCGGCGCGGATTCTGCGCGAGGCGGGCGGCGCCGATATCGAACGCGCAACCGGTCACTGGCAACGCGGCAAATGGGCGGATTTCGATCCGCGTCAGACACCCGTGCCACTCACCGAGTTGAACCAGCAGCAGGCGTGACGGGCTCGACGGCTCGAAAAACGCCTGGCTGGAAACGAAAACGGCAGCCTGCAAGGCTGCCGTTCGTGAACCTGCGCGCCCCACGAGGCCGCGCAATCTTACTTATCTCACGTTAGCTCAGACCGTGACGTCCGCGCGCTTGACGGCCTTCTCCGTCACCGACGAAGCCGTCGCGACATTCCGCAAATCGGCAAGGAACGTATCGCGCCATACCGACAGGTTGTTCTCGCGCAGCGGCGCCATCATGTCCGCGTGACGCGCCTGGCGCTCGGCGAGCGGCATCGACAGCGCGCGCTCCAACGCCTCGGCCATCTGCGACAGATCGAACGGATTGACGACCAGCGCGCCGGGCAACTGCTCGGCCGCGCCCGCGAATTGCGAGAGCACCAGCACGCCAGGATCGGCCGGGTCCTGCGACGCGACGTATTCCTTTGCGACGAGGTTCATCCCGTCGCGCAGCGGCGTCACATAGCCGACCTGTGACTGACGGAACAGCGCCATCAGCAGATTGCGTTCGTACTTGCGATTCAGGTACTGGATAGGCGTCCAGTCCAGTTGCGCGAAGCGGCCGTTGATACGCCCCGCCTCGCCTTCCAGCGTCTGCCGAATGCGCTGGTAGGTCTGCACATCGGCGCGGGTCGGCGGCGCGATCTGCACGAGCGACACGCGGCCATGCCAGCCGGGCGCGCTCTGCAACAGACGCTCGAATGCCTGGAAGCGCTCGACCAGCCCTTTCGAATAGTCGAGCCGGTCCACGCTCATGATCAGCTTGCGGCCGCGCATGCCGTCGCGCAGGCTACGCACCGGCTTGCGGTCGGTGAACTGCTCGGCGGCCTTGGCGATCGCATCGGGATAGATACCGATCGGATACGCCCCCACCTTCAGGAACCGGCCGTATGCGTGAATCATGTTCTCGTCGCTCGACGTGCCATGATGCCCGCGCTCGATGTAATCGACGAACGACTGACGGTCCGCGTCCGTTTGGAAACCGACCACGTCATAGCTGCACATGCACTTCACGAGTTCCTCGTGCGGCGGCACGGTGCGCATCACCTCCGGCACGGGAAACGGAATATGCAGAAAGAAGCCGATCGGATTCTTCACGCCCAGATCGCGCAGGCAGCGCGCGAACGGCAACAGGTGATAGTCGTGAACCCAGATGATGTCGTCGGGCTTGAGCAATTCCTTCAACTGCTTCGCGAGCGTCACGTTCACTCGCAGATAGCCGGCATATTCCTGCCGGTCGTAGCGCGACAGGTCATTGCGGTAGTGGAACGTCGGCCATAGCGTCGAATTCGAGAAACCGCGGTAGTACTGGTCGTAGTCGCGCTTGGTCAGCCCCACGGTGGCGTAGGTCACGTTGCCCTGCTTCTCGATGACGGGCGGGGACGACTCGGCGACGGTCTCGCCGCTCCAGCCGAACCACACTCCTCCCGTTTCCTTCAGGGCGTCCAGCACTCCGATTGCGAGACCGCCCGCTGCGGGGCGTCCTTCCTGAGTCGGCGCGACGCGGTTTGAAACGACGATCAATCTGCTCATTGCGGCTCCACCTCATTCAGTTGACTGTACATGCGGTGATACTCCGCCTTACGGCACGCAAGTCCTATGCCGTCATGCGCAAAAAGACGGAATAAAAATGTATGTAAATGTGACAGGCGAGCAAAAACTAGCTGCGCCCGGGCACCCGCGCAGCAGATTTTTCGCTCGACGATCCAACCGGAACCGGCCGGAAAAATGGCTTCAGGCGTCCTGCTCGGAGCCCAGGTCGCGCTGGTATTCCAGCCCTTCCTGACGCGTGCCACCCTGGTTGTGATCCCCGTCTGGCGGCGCGCCGGGCGCCGGGCGGTTCTGCTGCGCCGGGTCCGGCCCGACGGGTGGATTGCCCGAGCCGCCGGCTGGGCGCTGGTCGCGCTTCGAATGACGCGCGGAGCGCCGCAATGCGGGATGTCTCATGATGGACGCCTCCAGGGGAAGGCCAGTACCCGGACAGGGTTTGCCCGGGACGCATCCCCTTAGTCTAGGCCGATGAACGTAAATTGCCGGTAAAAAGTTCGGCGGTTTTGTAACGCGTACAGGGCGCGGGCCCGCCAATTGCGTAAAGGCGCCAAATCCGCGTAAGTCCATTCGGGTGGCCGCTGCTGTGTGAAGTCAGGTGTCAGAACTCCGGCAGCAGCGTCATGCGGGCAATCGTATGAGGCGTTTGCGAAGGTTGCGACGGCGGATCGCCGATCGGCGGTGTATCGGGTTCGACGGGTTCGCGCGTCGGGTCGGGTATCGTATCCGGCTGGTTCGGCTCGGGCGGCGTCGTAGGTTCAGGACGGTGCGCGTAGATACCGTGGACGGCGTTATGTTCCGGCATGGTTTGGCTCCCTGTTTTCGTTCGATGTCGTCGTCGCCTGGTGCGCTGTCGACTGTTGAACTCAAATCAGCAAGGCATGTGCCGTTGATGCCGCTGTCCGCCGTGGCGGACAGCGGCAAGTCCAGCTATTTCGCCGACGCGCTCACGCGTCCGCCTTGCCGAGAGCCTGCGGCTCGTCGCTGACGTCGTCGACATCGGCACGTCCGGCATCGTTGCCGTATTCGACAAGCCGGTTATATAGCGTCTTCAGGCTGATGCCGAGAATCTCGGCCGCGCGCGTCTTCACGCCGCCGCACTGTTCGA includes these proteins:
- the dcm gene encoding DNA (cytosine-5-)-methyltransferase → MTQASPLDLLKQARTRFTQKEIAAHVGKDIKTVRRWEKGETPCPAMLEPALHAMLYPATARNAGAHAGNGTSTRIIDLFAGIGGIRMGFEAHGGQCVFTSEWNDFSQKTYQENFRDGDAQHALIGDIVTFPAEAVPEHDILLGGFPCQPFSIAGVSKKNALGRPHGFECATQGTLFFDVARIIATRRPAAFLLENVKNLLSHDKGRTFDVILQTLRDELGYEVHYRVIDGAHFTPQHRERIIIVGFRGKTSFSWDDLRLPEEGPRLASILHRTDGSEPVLPWDGDRFFDHAARQVQPKYTLTPKLWTYLQNYAEKHRAAGNGFGYGMAYPQSVTRTLSARYHKDGSEILVYQGEKNRPRRLTPRECARLMGFPDTFRIPVSDTQAYRQFGNSVVVPVMREVARIMLPHVRALTHAAQAESAAELAH
- a CDS encoding very short patch repair endonuclease, which codes for MVDIVDAATRSRMMSGIRGRNTKPEILIRSLLHRRGFRFRLDARDLAGRPDIVLPRYRAVIFVHGCFWHGHDCHLFKWPQTRPEFWRDKIGRNRANDAKAQAALLEAGWRVATVWECALRGANRDIDGVLQRLIDWLHGGAPLHEERA
- a CDS encoding YbhB/YbcL family Raf kinase inhibitor-like protein encodes the protein MADFRIWSDDFPANGFMPKAQEMNDKSFGVSGDGENISPALQWDAPPADTQSLALTVYDPDAPTGSGFWHWVVVNIPADARSLPRNAGKADGSLLPAGALQFRNDYGSVGFGGAAPTRGDKPHRFIFRVHALKVASLPLTADTTNAVARYMTHLNEIDSATYTGLYELK
- a CDS encoding MFS transporter — encoded protein: MQASSSTDNRHPPGASNPAAPSPAAAPEPELGLPIPQRYWAILVVALGITLAVLDSAIANVALPTIARNLRASAASSIWVVNAYQLSVTISLLPLSSLGDRIGYRRVYMGGLVLFTIASLGCALATSLPTLALARVIQGFGAAGIMSVNTALVRMIYPPAQLGRGVAINAMVVAVSSAVGPTVASAVLAVAAWPWLFAINVPIGIAAIAVGWRALPRNEGHPSPYDYPGAVMNAFVFGLLIFAVDGFGHGERYGFVAAELIGAIVIGYFFVRRQLTQSAPLLPVDLLRIPIFALSVGTSVCSFCAQMLAFVSLPFLLQNNLGLSQVETGLLMTPWPLVIVGAAPLSGVLSDRISAGWLGGLGLATLALGLLLLATLGPHPTAFDIVWRMALCGAGFGIFQSPNNRTMLSAAPRHRSGGASGMLGTARLTGQTLGSALVALIFGIAPQHGPVLTLYVAACFAGAGALVSTMRVRHSAPTAA
- a CDS encoding membrane protein, with amino-acid sequence MSLIVAGRFTTFPAAEDAAQKLFDNGFPGEDVTLFFVNPRGQHARHPLDEHAAAPPTISSAPPTSPRHHHAVTIGAVAGAVIGVAVFTAFSASMPVVVIAAGVGAYLGLVVGKMAQARSGPHEHHDVVHHEMRNSGVLVAVHVCPENQMDAARILREAGGADIERATGHWQRGKWADFDPRQTPVPLTELNQQQA
- the otsA gene encoding alpha,alpha-trehalose-phosphate synthase (UDP-forming) — protein: MSRLIVVSNRVAPTQEGRPAAGGLAIGVLDALKETGGVWFGWSGETVAESSPPVIEKQGNVTYATVGLTKRDYDQYYRGFSNSTLWPTFHYRNDLSRYDRQEYAGYLRVNVTLAKQLKELLKPDDIIWVHDYHLLPFARCLRDLGVKNPIGFFLHIPFPVPEVMRTVPPHEELVKCMCSYDVVGFQTDADRQSFVDYIERGHHGTSSDENMIHAYGRFLKVGAYPIGIYPDAIAKAAEQFTDRKPVRSLRDGMRGRKLIMSVDRLDYSKGLVERFQAFERLLQSAPGWHGRVSLVQIAPPTRADVQTYQRIRQTLEGEAGRINGRFAQLDWTPIQYLNRKYERNLLMALFRQSQVGYVTPLRDGMNLVAKEYVASQDPADPGVLVLSQFAGAAEQLPGALVVNPFDLSQMAEALERALSMPLAERQARHADMMAPLRENNLSVWRDTFLADLRNVATASSVTEKAVKRADVTV